The Maridesulfovibrio hydrothermalis AM13 = DSM 14728 DNA window GCAGATAATCCAAAGTATTAATACTGCTGCTGAAAATGTACTGAACACTGACGGTCAACCCGTCCTGTTGTGTGCTCCTCAACTGAGAAGCCACTTGTCCCAACTGCTGGTACGCTTCTTGCCTACTATACCTGTGATATCGCAGGCCGAAATTCCAGCAAGCGTGAAAATCATGTCTGCAGGTACTGTAGAGATTTAAAAAGGTTGGTAATATGCGGGTAAAAACATTCAGAGGAAGCAGTACAGCAGCGGTCTTCGCCGAAATTAAAGCAGAATTCGGCGACAATGCCGTGATCCTCAGCAATAAGACGACTGAAGAGCTTGGCCGTAAGATTCACGAGATCATGGTTGGTGTTGATAACCAGAAAGAAACTGCATCTATTCCAGAAACCAGAGAGGATGTCATCGGCGATGCCATGAACAGCATACCTGACTGGAATCAGGAATGGAACCAGATCAAAGGCCATATGATGGCCCTCCTAAAGCCGCAGATGAACATGAACCTGCTGGCCCCGCGCCAACGCCTTGCACTTGAATACCTTGAACGTGAAGGGGTTGAAAGCAACGTCATACTCGACCTGTTCCAGCAGCTCAGAGGAGACAAGTCCAAAGCAATCCTTCCCGAACTTGAAAAGATTGCCCCTGTACGCCCTTTTGAAAAAGACATCTGGAAAGAAAAATTTCATGCAATGAGCGGCCCTCACGGCGCGGGCAAGACCTCAACAATTATCAGGCTGGCCCTAAAAGAAAAAAAAGAAAATCCGACCACCCGTATCTGTCTGGTGTCCGCTGATCAGGGACAGGGGAAAGGACGTCTGGTACTACGCCACTATGCTGATCTTTCAGGAATTGAGTTCAAAGAAATTGCGTCAAGAGAAGATTTTGCAAGACTTATCGGTGAATGCCACAATTTTGACAGAATCTTTCTAGACCTGCCCGGCATGTCCGCCAATGCAGAACTTGAAGGCTGGATGGCAGCCTGCGGGATGCACGGTCCTTGCGATATAGCCGTGCATCTGGTGCTGAACCCGTACTATGCCCCGGCCCAATACAATGCATTCCTGAAAAAGTATAAATCTCCAAAGCTCAAAAGTCTGATCTGGACCAAACTAGATGAATCCTGCAACTACGGAGCACTGGTCAACACAGCTTATGAAAGCGGCCTGCCCGTATCTCTGCTCTCCTACGGTTCAGGGCTTAGAAACACTATGAAACCTGCAACCGAAAGAGATTTCTGGAGACTGATCTTCAAGCATCAGCTTCCGGCAAAAGACAAAGTAGAATTTGCAAAAGCCATTTAGTCGCAGCTTTTCAAATTAATCTATATTTTTAAGAAAATTATGGCTCATTACTCGTTGCATAAATGTCGCTAGCAACGTAAACAGTAGAGATAAATAAGAACAGGGTGATACAAATGAATTCCAATCTTCCCATGGTATTTTCCGTTACCTCCGGCAAGGGGGGCGTAGGCAAAACAAATGTTTCTGTGAACCTAGCCTACAACCTCAGTCGAATGGGCAAGAAAGTTTTGCTGCTGGATGCGGACCTAGGTCTGGCAAACGTTGATGTGCTTCTCGGGATTGCCCCCAAGTACAATCTCTTTCACTTGTTTCATGAAGACACAAGCATCAGAGAAGTAATTTACAAAACTGATTATGGATTTGATATTCTCCCTGCCTCCTCAGGGGTAAGCGACATGGTCTCTCTTGATACAGGTCAGAAGCT harbors:
- a CDS encoding flagellar biosynthesis protein FlhF; translation: MRVKTFRGSSTAAVFAEIKAEFGDNAVILSNKTTEELGRKIHEIMVGVDNQKETASIPETREDVIGDAMNSIPDWNQEWNQIKGHMMALLKPQMNMNLLAPRQRLALEYLEREGVESNVILDLFQQLRGDKSKAILPELEKIAPVRPFEKDIWKEKFHAMSGPHGAGKTSTIIRLALKEKKENPTTRICLVSADQGQGKGRLVLRHYADLSGIEFKEIASREDFARLIGECHNFDRIFLDLPGMSANAELEGWMAACGMHGPCDIAVHLVLNPYYAPAQYNAFLKKYKSPKLKSLIWTKLDESCNYGALVNTAYESGLPVSLLSYGSGLRNTMKPATERDFWRLIFKHQLPAKDKVEFAKAI